The Aspergillus luchuensis IFO 4308 DNA, chromosome 6, nearly complete sequence genome segment CGGCGAAACCTCTCGTTGCCAGGGTGTAGTTCTTCAGCTCGTAGACGATGTAGTTATAACGGCCCCAATCACGAAACCAAAAGCACATGTGGATTGTAGCGGTCAACCACAGCGTCCGCGCGATCCACCGATGGAACCAATTAAGACGCTCATAGCTCATACCTACGAGCATGCCAATGAGGTTTTGCCTGCCcgccaacaagaagatcaacgGCAGCTGGCAAATGGCAATGAACCCAGTGCGGTAGCCCACATCTTCCCATTTCCACTGGTCGGCCGTGTCCAGCTTGTAGAAACAAAAGACGAGCACGACGATAAGGTTGGCCAGGATGATAGACACAGGGCCCAGCGGCGCAAAGTGATAGGAGTGGCCGCGGATTGACAACGGGGGCAAGGTTGCATAGCTAGCCTCACGCACGATGGCTGTTAAGGTGGCATATGTGCTGAAGAAGATAGACTTGGGCTTGGAGGGAGTCAAGGACGAGTCCTTTAGCCTGATGGAATGAGCATGCGTTGCTTCGATAAGCAATGGAGCTTACCTTTGGTAGGCGAGAAAGCGATTCAGAATATTGATGACCGTTCCAGCAGCGATGGCACTACCTACAACAGCCCAGTACATCTTCTGCAGATAGAACAGACCAGGCACGCCATCTCCCATGGACATGTGGCCCATGCCAGACATGGACATGTCCATCTTGCAGGTATGTAGACTAGTAGTATCCGGATTAGGgtataaagaaagagaactcagtatatactagaaatgaaagaaattgTATTCAAGCATGATGGTAGAAGAAATGCACGATGTACATCTCGCGGGGAACGACAGAGGAGAAAGCGAATGACAATTAGGCGAAAACGAGCGACTAAGGGCCCGAGATCGAACCCGATGCCAATACTGCCTATCTACTGTAATTCAGTCATATTGAGTATAATTGAGAGAAAATGAGAGGGAATCATAGTCAAAGCGACTCAGTGAGTAGTAATAATCTGCTCAATCCCCACCTGCTAATCCGGCCATGCTTTCGGACGGGCCTTGagctctgcagctgctgatTGGCTCCCGCAGCCAAAATGTGCTCAAATGCCGCCCAAATGTGCTCTAGCGCCATCGGCCGCTTACCTGGCGGGTCCGCGAGGTTTCAAGGTCCTTTAAAGATGCGGAAAATCACCGGATGTGACAGCCATGGCCCGCTTTTCTATGTCTTCATTAACATTTcattcctcttttttcttcttccttttcccaaTCCCGTCACATAAAGTATCTTGTACATAGGGCTGGTGCTTTGACATCTTTAAGTATATCCATTTTCCCACATTCCAGTTCATACCTCCTACCCGAACCGTCCATACCAAACACCACCCTAATCCTACTCTACTCCACTCACACTACATCACGACTTACCAACAATGGACATGAGCTCAATGACCGGTATGGACATGGGAACCACCTCCACTACCATGTCCGGCATGTCAATGGCTACCTCCACCGCGTCGTCCACAATGGACATGTCTATGGGCACCTCTACCTCCATGTCCATGCCCAtgtccacctcatcctcttcttcttctatgtctatgtcaatgtcaatggTCTTCATGAACGCCCACGatacccccctcttctccaaccaaTGGACCCCGTCCTCCAGCGGCACCTACGCCGGCAcctgcatcttcctcatcgtcctcgccATCATCTCCCGCTGTCTGGCCGCCTTCAAAGCCCTCCTGGAACGCCGCTGGCTCGACGCTCACGTCAACCGTCGCTACATCGCCGTCGCAGGGAAATCCACCGAAGCAGGTCGCATTGACGCTGATCCCGAATCCAAAGAAGCCAGTCTCATCACGGCCCAAGGTGTCGAGGAGAAAGTCAAAGTCATCCACAAAGCAGCCCGCGAACCTCTCCCTTGGCGATTCAGCACAGATCTCCCTCGCGCGCTGCTCTTTCTGGTCATCACCGGTGTTTCTTACCTACTGTATGTTTCCCTAACCCCCCTCCACAAATATATAACACATACTAATATAACAATCACAGGATGTTGGCCGTCATGACCATGAACATCGGATACTTCTGCTCCGTCCTAGCCGGTGCCTTCCTGGGCGAGCTTGCCGTGGGACGCTTCATCCAGTGGAACGAGCATGAACATTAGTCCTACCCATATACATGCGTACATACATATTCATTTCGGGTTCCTCGAACATAACGACTTTCATTTCGCACGGTGTTCTCGGTTCGGGTGTTCGGTGCTGGTCTGGcgttgcattgcattgcattgcattcaTTTCATATATCTAGGATAGCGAGTGACACGCATGTGCACTATTGGCTTTTTGGTTGTTTTCAGATACCACCTCCCGCTTATTGGTCTCTTGACTCTCTGCTCTGTGTCGCTTCTTTTGCCTTGATACCATTACAGTCGACGGTGTGTGATTAGCTTAGACTTCAGTACATAGAGATAATGTCTGGGGAGGTTTTGGACTGTGTCGGCATAATACCATGGTTTTGGTCGAGGGGCATAACATGCATGGGAATACCAAGTACATAATCCTTGTAGGCTTTGCAGGTTACAGTGGACTATTGGCCTCACGCGTGGCGTGATCGGCTGTAGGTTGTCCCCCTCCTATTGGTGCGGACGGGACCACACGGACGGCGCGGGCAGGATCCATGCCACTAACCGCGAATGGCAATTGATACGCTGCGATGTCTTTAAGATAACTGTCGATGCTATTCAAGTTGAAAACCCATCCGTAAAGatactaactacttactttctATCGACATTTTGTAGTAATACGCAGGCCTCAGACTATTGGTCCCCGGATCTCTATCAATTGCCACCTCAAAAGCACTGGTCGGCCGTGTCAGCAATCCCGCCTGAGCGTACGTATCGTCGATCGCCTCCATCTGCGCAATGCTCTCCTCACCGTCGATCCACACCCCGGAGCCCGCACGACCCTTGATCCGATTGACAAACTCCACTAGTTGGCAGCGCCAGGTCGTCCACCATTCCTGATAGGTCTGCGCTCGCACATCGCCCGCTGGCCAGTTGTATGCTTTGGCATACTCCATTACATCCCACGTCTTCACAACCTCTTCCCCTCGGCGGAGAGTATGTGTATCGCAGATATCGATCCGGTGGTAGACCGTCGGAATGAGGTGATTCCACAACGTTACTTTCCTTCTGACAAAGTGGCGCACTTCATCGTTTTGTTCATTAAGCAGTATCTCTCCTGTTCTTGCTTCAGTCTTGGGCCATCTGAACGACGGCAGGGAATGAGACCATGCCGCCGGAAGAAACGAAAACCCTCCTCCAAATAACAGATCACCCCTGATTTCTGCGGTCTTATCACTGTCTGTAGCGTAGGTAGCTTTTATTGCCGCGTCAATCTGCGGCTCCGGCTGATATCCGTCTGATGCAACAGGCAAGGGGCGATGCAGTGCTTCAATGCAATTGAGATGCTCCCCTCTACCCAGCACCTGCCGCACACAGGAGAGAGGATACGTTGCTAGGTCCATGAGACAGCCACCTGACAAGCCATAGTGGAAGCGGATGTCGTCCATTTCCAAATACCCTTTGGGAAGATACTGCTGGGAATAGACATGCTCTACAGTCGCGCCCCAGGGAAGGTGATCAATCTGGTAGAGAAAAGCCTGCCAGGCTGGGTGAAATTGATAGTGGAAAGCTTCAAGAAGGACCGGGGCATTCGGCGCAGTCACTAATGGATGTCTAAAGAGTGACCTTGCCTCATCGGCATTCGAACAGGACGGCTtctcaagaagaacatgctTCCTTGCTTGTATGGAACGCAGGGCCCACTCAAAGTGTAGGGAATTCGGCAGAGCAATATAGACTGCGTCGATGGTTGGATCGCTCAGAAGTTCTGACACGTGCATTAAGACCCATTCATGCTCCGTCAAGTTCAAGCCAGTTGTGGAGAATCTCACCTTGATAAGTATCATGGACGATCGGAATGCTGTACTTCTCGGCGTACTGACGGGCGCGCTCGGGATCTCGAGCAGCGACCGCTGCCACGATAACTTCCGGGTGCGACAAGGCGGGTAACATTATGGCCAGGGGACTAGAGCAGACATAAATCAAATAGCCTGCAAGTCAGTGCTTCATCGACTCACGCTATGGAGGATGCTCCAAGCAGTCCTATTCTGATGGCgtcatccctcttcctcggggTGGGCGAGCTAACTGCCGCGTAGTAGAATCGCTTCAAAAAATCGAAGAATAACATACTGAGTAATTGCTGGGAATTGCTGAAGTTTAAGTAGATTTCTGTAAGACTATTTGATATGCACTGTGGCAATGGCACGTAAAGGTAGCACGGACAACACTGTTGTATGAGGCGGGTGCTTCCCGCCATCAGTTGTTCTGGACTGCATCGACAGACAGCAGGTGACTTCCGCATTTGATGCTGTCCGTCTGTTTCTCTCattcatttatttatttggGAAGCTGCTGGTGTCTCTCCTTCCAATTCTCACAGTATCAACATAGTGCTTTCCTAAAATGAGTGTATGGTATTGAAACGCATTATTACTCATAGTTATAGAGCGCAACGGTTTTCTTCATATCAAACTCGCCAGATTACTTTGGTCTAGAATCATGAAATTCCTCTTGTAGAGTCGACACAGCCAAGTTCCCGCGAAGTAACTGTTGGACAGATGAATTATTTTAATGTGACTCAGTGGAGGAAGTAAGATGTGCCTAGAAAGATGAGCGGGGTACCATTCCGTTCCTTGGTTATCTAGTGCCCTCAAACTGACACTGAAACCATCTACTAGTAAGTTGACA includes the following:
- a CDS encoding copper transporter family protein (COG:P;~EggNog:ENOG410PQ4J;~InterPro:IPR007274;~PFAM:PF04145;~TransMembrane:2 (n85-97c102/103o174-194i201-220o);~go_component: GO:0016021 - integral component of membrane [Evidence IEA];~go_function: GO:0005375 - copper ion transmembrane transporter activity [Evidence IEA];~go_process: GO:0035434 - copper ion transmembrane transport [Evidence IEA]) — protein: MDMSSMTGMDMGTTSTTMSGMSMATSTASSTMDMSMGTSTSMSMPMSTSSSSSSMSMSMSMVFMNAHDTPLFSNQWTPSSSGTYAGTCIFLIVLAIISRCLAAFKALLERRWLDAHVNRRYIAVAGKSTEAGRIDADPESKEASLITAQGVEEKVKVIHKAAREPLPWRFSTDLPRALLFLVITGVSYLLMLAVMTMNIGYFCSVLAGAFLGELAVGRFIQWNEHEH
- a CDS encoding Gfo/Idh/MocA family protein (COG:G,Q;~EggNog:ENOG410PPEY;~InterPro:IPR036291,IPR000683;~PFAM:PF01408;~TransMembrane:1 (i93-114o);~go_function: GO:0016491 - oxidoreductase activity [Evidence IEA]); translation: MRETDGQHQMRKSPAVCRCSPEQLMAGSTRLIQQCCPCYLYVPLPQCISNSLTEIYLNFSNSQQLLSMLFFDFLKRFYYAAVSSPTPRKRDDAIRIGLLGASSIAPLAIMLPALSHPEVIVAAVAARDPERARQYAEKYSIPIVHDTYQELLSDPTIDAVYIALPNSLHFEWALRSIQARKHVLLEKPSCSNADEARSLFRHPLVTAPNAPVLLEAFHYQFHPAWQAFLYQIDHLPWGATVEHVYSQQYLPKGYLEMDDIRFHYGLSGGCLMDLATYPLSCVRQVLGRGEHLNCIEALHRPLPVASDGYQPEPQIDAAIKATYATDSDKTAEIRGDLLFGGGFSFLPAAWSHSLPSFRWPKTEARTGEILLNEQNDEVRHFVRRKVTLWNHLIPTVYHRIDICDTHTLRRGEEVVKTWDVMEYAKAYNWPAGDVRAQTYQEWWTTWRCQLVEFVNRIKGRAGSGVWIDGEESIAQMEAIDDTYAQAGLLTRPTSAFEVAIDRDPGTNSLRPAYYYKMSIESK